A stretch of DNA from Nitrospira sp. KM1:
GGGTTGATGAAGATTGGACCTGGCGCTCTCGTCAATGCCGTGCCTCTTGGAGCGGTGCCATCGACTGAAACGGCCCCTCCCACCGAACCGAAACAGGGATGAGCCGTGACTTCACACGTCTTCATTGATCGGCCGATTCTGGCCTCCGTCGTATCCATCATCATCGTCGTCATGGGACTGCTTGCCGTGCAGTTTTTGCCGATTGCGCAGTTTCCTGAAATCACCCCACCGGTGGTGCAGATCGATGCGGACTATCCCGGCGCCAGCGCGGAGGTCGTCGCAGAATCTGTCGCGCGGGCGATCGAGGTCCAGTTGCCGGGGATCGACAACCTCGTCTACTTTGACAGCACGAGCAGCAACGACGGCCATGTGACCATCAAGTTGACGTTCGAAATCGGGACCGATCCGGACATCGCGCAAGTCCAAACCCAGAATAGAGAAAAATTGGCGGAGCCCCAGCTGCCTCCAGAGGTGATCCGGCAGGGCGTCAGTGTCAAGAAGATGTCTCCTGATCTGGTGGCCGTGATCGCGCTCAAGTCCACCGATCCGAATCACGACGCGGTCTTCCTGTCCAACTACGCCATCTTGCGTTTGGTCGACAACGTGCGTCGCGTCAAGGGAGTCGGAGATGCGATGGTGTTTGGACAGCAGAACTACAGCATGCGCATCATCCTGAATCCGCTGCACATGGCCAAACTGGGACTGACGCCGACGGATATCGCTGCCACCATCCGCGAGCAAAACAGGGACTATCCGGCCGGCACCATCGGACGCGAGCCAGCTCCAAAGGGTACCGAGATGACCATTCCGGTGATCACGAAGGGCCGGCTGACCGAGGTCCAGGACTTTGAAGAGCTGATCGTCCGCGCGATGCCGGACGGCTCGCTCGTGCGTTTGAAAGACGTGGCACGCATCGAGCTCGGCGCACAATCGTATGCGCTCGAGGGGCGATGGAACAGTAGCCCGACGACCTTCATTGTCACGTTTCTCGCCCCCGGGGCGAACGCCCTGGATACCGTGCGGCGCACGCGTGCGGAGATGGACTCGATGGCGAAGAGCTTCCCTCCCGGCGTCTCCTACGATATTCCTTACGACACCACGCGGTTCATCGAGGTCTCGATCAAGGAGGTCGTCAAAACGCTTCTGGAGGCCATGGTGCTGGTCGTACTGGTGGTCTATGTGTTTTTGCAGAGCTGGCGGGCCACGATTATTCCCACCGTGGCAGTCCCTGTGTCGCTGATCGGCACGTTTCTTGGTCTTTATGTCCTGGGCTTCTCGATCAACACCATTACCCTTTTTGGCATGGTCCTCGCCATCGGGATCGTCGTCGACGATGCCATTGTGGTTGTCGAAAACGTCGAACGTCATATGCGGGAAGACCGTGTGTCCCCCAAAGAAGCGGCAAAACGGGCGATGAGTGAGGTGACCGCCCCGGTCATTGCCATCGTGCTGGTGCTGGTGTCCGTGTTCGTTCCGGTGGGATTCGTAGGCGGCATCACCGGTCAGCTTTACAAGCAATTTGCCGCTACGATCGCAATTTCAGTGACATTTTCAGGGTTCGTCGCCTTGACGCTCAGCCCGGCCCTATGCGCCATGGTCCTCGTGCCGCAGCATGGCGAACGGGGAAGATTTTGGGTCTGGTTCGACCGAGTATTCGGCAAAACGCAACATGGCTACACGAGCATTGTCGGAAGCCTGGTGCGAAGGCCTTTCCGTGTAATGCTGGTATTCGGCGTATTGCTCCTGTTCACGTTTGGAATGTTTAACACCCTGCCGCGCAGCTTTTTGCCCGAAGAGGACCAGGGATATTTCATCGTCGTGGCTCAATTGCCGGATGGTGCGTCCAAGCAGAGGACGGATGCGGTGTTGGATCGGATCGAGCGGTTTCTGCAGGCTAATCCTGCCGTGCATTCGACCGACGCCATGTCGGGGCAAAACTTTGTATTCGGAACGAGGGGACCGAATTCGGCCACCATGTTCGTGCCGCTGCATTTGTGGGATGAGCGGAAGGAGCCGCAATTTCATGTGAAGTCGCTGATCGGCCAGGCGTTCGGGGAATTCGCCAAGATCCCGGAAGCGCTGCTCTTGGCCTTCAATGCGCCGTCGCTCCGCGGAGTTGGAACGGTCGGCGGTTTCTCGGCACAGCTCCAAGACCCCGGAGGCGGAGATTTCAAAAAGTTTGCGGTGGTCGCTCAACAATTCATCGAGCGGGCGAAGAAGGAACCGGCCATCGGTCAGGTCGGAACCAATTTCCGCGTTTCGGCTCCACGGCTCTATGCCCATGTGAACCGGGAACGTGCCAAGTCTCTTGGTGTGCCGATCTCGGATATCTTCGATACGTTGCAGGCCTACTTCGGCACATACTACATCAACGACTTTCTCAAATTCGGCCGCATCTATCATGTACAGACCGAAGCCGACGCGGAGTTCCGTTCGACGCCGCAGGATATCGCGAAGATCTACGTGCGGGCCCAGAATACACAAGGTATGCACATGATTCCGCTCAATACGGTCGTGACAACGGAATATCAGAGCGGACCGGATCCCGTGAATCACTTCAACGGCTATAACACCGCGCTGGTGCTCGGGTCTGCCGCTCCCGGCTACAGCTCCGGCCAGGCTCTTGAGGCCCTCGACCACGTCGCGAAAGAAGTGTTGGAACCCCAAGGGTATGCGATCGATTGGAGCAATATCTCCTTTCAGGAACGTCGCGTCGGCGGGCAATCAAATGTCGTGTTCATCATCGGCCTCTTGATGGTGTTTCTGGTCCTGGCCGCCCAATTTGAGAGCTGGGTGGTCCCCTTCGCCGTGATTTTGGCCGTACCGTTCGCCATTTTCGGCGCCCTCGCCGCCGTCTGGGTCAGAGGGTTTACCAACGACATCTACTTTCAGATCGGGCTGGTCACGTTGATCGGTCTGTCAGCCAAGAACGCCATCCTGATCGTCGAATTCGCCAACACCCGCTACGAAGCCGGACGTCCGCTGCTCGATGCCGCCATCGAAGCGGCGCGCCTCCGGTTCCGGCCCATCATCATGACGTCCATGGCCTTCATCTTCGGGATGTTCCCGTTGGTCGTGGCTACGGGAGCAGGCGCCGCCAGCCGGCAGTCGATCGGAACGGGCGTACTGGGCGGCATGTTGGCGGCCACGTTCCTTGCCATCTTTTTCGTGCCGCTATTCTATGTTGTCGCCCGCCGATTGACTGCCCGGAAGCCGGTGAGGGCAGTGAATGAGCAGGTATTGCCGATGCTTCCGGAAGGAAAGGGCTAACATGAGAGCTTCAATTATCGCGTGTGTATCGGTGCTCCTGGTGTCCTGTGCGGTGGGCCCGGACTATGAGCGCCCCAAAGGCGATACCACCACTACGGATCATTTCCGCATGGCCGAAGGACCGGAGGCGGCTTCTCTCGCCAATCTACCCTGGTGGCAGCTTTTGAAGGACGAGCAGCTTCAGACGCTGGTCCGCACGGCTATTGAAGAAAACAAAGACCTGCGGCGTGCGGTCGCGACCGTTGAGGAATATCAAGCCCGTGCGTTCATCGCCCGGTCTGATTGGCTTCCTCAGATGAATGTGTCTGCCAGTGCGCCCTCGTTCGGACGCAAAACCGTCTTCTTGTTTCCCGGTTTCGCCAGTCCATTCAACTACTATATTCAGGGCAGTCTGAACTGGGAACTCGACCTCTGGGGTCGAATCAGACGGTCGAACGAGGCGTCGCGGGCAGATCTGCTTTCCAGAGAGGAAAATCGGCGCGCAGTCATCTTGCAGCTTGTGAGCGGGGTGGCCGAGAGTTACTTCAATCTGTTGCAATTCGACACGCAGCTCGAGATCGCCAAGCGCACGCTCCAGTCCTGGGAAGAGTCGGTCCGGATTGCCCAGGCCCGTCTGCGCCAAGGCATGACCTCCAAACT
This window harbors:
- a CDS encoding multidrug efflux RND transporter permease subunit — translated: MTSHVFIDRPILASVVSIIIVVMGLLAVQFLPIAQFPEITPPVVQIDADYPGASAEVVAESVARAIEVQLPGIDNLVYFDSTSSNDGHVTIKLTFEIGTDPDIAQVQTQNREKLAEPQLPPEVIRQGVSVKKMSPDLVAVIALKSTDPNHDAVFLSNYAILRLVDNVRRVKGVGDAMVFGQQNYSMRIILNPLHMAKLGLTPTDIAATIREQNRDYPAGTIGREPAPKGTEMTIPVITKGRLTEVQDFEELIVRAMPDGSLVRLKDVARIELGAQSYALEGRWNSSPTTFIVTFLAPGANALDTVRRTRAEMDSMAKSFPPGVSYDIPYDTTRFIEVSIKEVVKTLLEAMVLVVLVVYVFLQSWRATIIPTVAVPVSLIGTFLGLYVLGFSINTITLFGMVLAIGIVVDDAIVVVENVERHMREDRVSPKEAAKRAMSEVTAPVIAIVLVLVSVFVPVGFVGGITGQLYKQFAATIAISVTFSGFVALTLSPALCAMVLVPQHGERGRFWVWFDRVFGKTQHGYTSIVGSLVRRPFRVMLVFGVLLLFTFGMFNTLPRSFLPEEDQGYFIVVAQLPDGASKQRTDAVLDRIERFLQANPAVHSTDAMSGQNFVFGTRGPNSATMFVPLHLWDERKEPQFHVKSLIGQAFGEFAKIPEALLLAFNAPSLRGVGTVGGFSAQLQDPGGGDFKKFAVVAQQFIERAKKEPAIGQVGTNFRVSAPRLYAHVNRERAKSLGVPISDIFDTLQAYFGTYYINDFLKFGRIYHVQTEADAEFRSTPQDIAKIYVRAQNTQGMHMIPLNTVVTTEYQSGPDPVNHFNGYNTALVLGSAAPGYSSGQALEALDHVAKEVLEPQGYAIDWSNISFQERRVGGQSNVVFIIGLLMVFLVLAAQFESWVVPFAVILAVPFAIFGALAAVWVRGFTNDIYFQIGLVTLIGLSAKNAILIVEFANTRYEAGRPLLDAAIEAARLRFRPIIMTSMAFIFGMFPLVVATGAGAASRQSIGTGVLGGMLAATFLAIFFVPLFYVVARRLTARKPVRAVNEQVLPMLPEGKG